A single window of Chloracidobacterium sp. DNA harbors:
- a CDS encoding Spy/CpxP family protein refolding chaperone produces the protein MSLKFKFFTVLSLAAATAAFTVATSAQDATVPAEKNTQKVHKGQRRGMGQGEFGHKGMGGQRRGMGMRQGAGMGRMLQGLDLTDAQKTQIQSIMAADKPSQESREEMRTLMMAKRNGTLTTAQNERFAAMGTERKAKGKAIHEQVMGVLTAEQKAKIETRKQEMRQRMEERQTQRKLRKSQSQPTDTVKTPKTN, from the coding sequence ATGTCATTAAAATTCAAATTTTTTACAGTATTGTCGCTCGCAGCAGCAACTGCGGCATTCACGGTAGCAACATCCGCTCAGGACGCGACCGTACCCGCCGAAAAGAATACCCAGAAGGTCCACAAGGGCCAACGCCGCGGAATGGGTCAGGGCGAGTTCGGCCATAAGGGTATGGGCGGCCAACGCCGCGGAATGGGGATGCGCCAAGGCGCCGGAATGGGTCGTATGCTCCAGGGTCTCGATCTTACCGATGCACAGAAGACCCAGATCCAGTCCATAATGGCTGCCGACAAGCCCTCACAGGAATCTCGCGAAGAGATGCGAACCTTGATGATGGCCAAACGAAACGGCACATTGACCACCGCACAGAATGAGCGTTTCGCGGCAATGGGCACTGAGCGTAAGGCAAAGGGCAAAGCAATTCACGAACAGGTTATGGGCGTTCTAACGGCCGAGCAAAAGGCCAAGATCGAAACCAGAAAGCAGGAAATGCGCCAGCGTATGGAAGAGCGTCAAACGCAACGCAAGCTTCGCAAATCGCAGTCCCAGCCGACCGACACGGTCAAAACACCAAAGACCAATTAG